The Campylobacter sp. CN_NE2 genome contains a region encoding:
- a CDS encoding polysaccharide biosynthesis protein codes for MNLKPTKFKRFTFFLFVDILISIFSVYIAFVLRFSGDIPNEFYKGLLLSIFCITLIKICLIWFFKIYMVPWRFFGLYEAKKLFYAHILTIIVFAGIFTIFDDILNPFPRSIVFIDAAISYILIGAVRISKRMFLNGSKFISNNEPCIVFGATNKAVHILKGMRQQYINYYPVAIVDGRDELVGTSFENFTVKAKNKIPEIIKESEAKTAIIALALEPSDLKELYDELIAYGLKDIKIFSLLESENDKIRNISIEDLLARKPKDLDSTAVERFIKDKIVLVTGAGGTIGSEICKQCLKFGAKKLIMVEHSEFNLYQINEATNADARNELKMVNIVYESEFEAVFSEFKPQVVVHAAAYKHVPLCEYNPHLAVKNNIIGTKNVVDLSKKYGVEKVVIISTDKAVRPTNIMGTTKRICELYGLNSSDEKTQIVAVRFGNVLGSSGSVIPKFKRLIEENKPLSVTHPEIVRYFMLVSEACQLVLQAASIAKGGELFVLDMGKPIKIADLAKRMLQLASKEHLGIEFTGLRPGEKLYEELLIDENDKGTEYESIFVTHSDSYDLNLLNRQIAELLSVSDDEVATKLKEIVPEFNHNKG; via the coding sequence ATGAATTTAAAACCGACTAAATTTAAAAGATTTACATTTTTTCTTTTTGTGGATATTTTGATCTCCATATTTTCGGTTTATATCGCCTTTGTGTTGCGTTTTAGCGGCGATATTCCGAACGAATTTTACAAAGGGCTTTTACTTAGCATATTTTGTATAACGCTTATCAAAATTTGCTTGATTTGGTTTTTTAAAATTTATATGGTTCCGTGGCGGTTTTTTGGGCTTTATGAAGCCAAAAAACTATTTTACGCACACATTTTAACTATCATTGTTTTTGCCGGAATTTTTACCATTTTTGATGATATTTTAAATCCTTTTCCAAGAAGCATTGTTTTTATCGACGCGGCGATTTCGTATATTTTAATAGGAGCCGTGCGAATTTCAAAACGCATGTTTTTAAACGGCAGCAAATTTATCTCAAACAACGAGCCGTGCATAGTTTTTGGCGCTACAAACAAAGCCGTTCATATCCTAAAAGGTATGCGCCAACAATACATAAACTACTATCCGGTTGCCATCGTCGATGGAAGAGATGAGCTAGTAGGAACTTCGTTTGAGAATTTCACCGTCAAAGCAAAAAATAAAATTCCTGAAATCATAAAAGAAAGCGAAGCAAAAACCGCTATAATCGCACTTGCATTAGAGCCGAGCGATTTAAAAGAGCTTTATGACGAGCTTATTGCTTATGGGCTTAAAGATATAAAAATTTTCTCATTGCTTGAAAGTGAAAATGACAAAATTCGTAACATTTCTATCGAAGATTTGCTCGCACGAAAGCCAAAAGACCTTGATAGCACGGCTGTTGAGCGATTTATCAAAGACAAAATCGTCCTTGTTACAGGTGCTGGCGGCACGATAGGAAGCGAAATTTGCAAACAATGCTTAAAATTTGGCGCAAAAAAACTTATCATGGTAGAACACAGCGAATTTAATCTATATCAAATCAACGAAGCCACAAACGCAGACGCTAGAAACGAACTAAAAATGGTAAATATCGTTTATGAGAGCGAATTTGAAGCCGTTTTTAGCGAATTTAAACCACAAGTCGTCGTTCATGCAGCAGCCTACAAACATGTTCCGCTTTGCGAATATAACCCGCATTTGGCAGTCAAAAATAATATCATCGGCACAAAAAATGTGGTTGATTTATCTAAAAAATACGGCGTGGAAAAAGTCGTCATCATCTCCACCGACAAAGCCGTCAGACCAACAAATATAATGGGAACAACAAAGCGAATTTGCGAACTTTACGGGTTAAATTCGAGCGATGAAAAAACGCAAATCGTCGCCGTTAGATTTGGTAATGTGCTAGGTAGCAGCGGAAGCGTAATACCAAAATTTAAACGCTTAATCGAAGAAAACAAGCCCCTAAGCGTAACGCACCCGGAAATCGTGCGTTATTTTATGCTAGTTAGCGAAGCTTGTCAGCTGGTTCTCCAAGCAGCTTCGATTGCCAAAGGTGGGGAGCTTTTTGTCCTTGATATGGGAAAACCTATTAAAATCGCAGATCTTGCTAAACGCATGTTGCAACTTGCTTCAAAAGAGCATTTAGGTATCGAATTCACAGGTCTTCGTCCCGGCGAAAAGCTTTACGAAGAGCTTTTGATAGATGAAAACGACAAAGGCACGGAGTATGAAAGTATCTTTGTAACGCACTCTGATAGCTATGATTTAAATTTGCTAAATCGTCAAATCGCCGAACTTTTAAGCGTTAGCGATGATGAAGTTGCAACTAAATTAAAAGAAATCGTGCCTGAATTTAACCATAACAAGGGATAA
- a CDS encoding F0F1 ATP synthase subunit C codes for MKKVLVLFLALVGVAFADDGATQIASFSALGGGLLLGLGALGGAIGMGHASNGAITGIARNPSIANKLTTTMFICLAMIEAQVIYTLVFLCVLLWANPLLG; via the coding sequence ATGAAAAAAGTTCTTGTATTGTTTTTAGCTCTTGTAGGTGTAGCTTTCGCAGATGACGGTGCTACTCAAATCGCTTCTTTCTCAGCTCTTGGCGGTGGTTTGCTACTAGGTCTTGGAGCTCTTGGCGGCGCTATCGGTATGGGTCATGCTTCAAACGGTGCTATTACTGGTATCGCAAGAAACCCAAGCATTGCTAACAAATTAACAACAACTATGTTTATTTGTCTTGCGATGATTGAAGCACAAGTTATTTATACGCTTGTTTTCCTATGCGTATTGCTATGGGCTAACCCACTATTAGGTTAA
- a CDS encoding 2-isopropylmalate synthase, with protein sequence MDKNRIIIFDTTLRDGEQSPGASMNITEKVTLALQLERLGVDVIEAGFAAASPGDFEAIEKIANATSKVRVCSLARAVENDIKAAGNAIKSANFQRIHTFIATSPIHMEFKLKMKPDEVVKRAVEAVKYAKTFCEDVEFSCEDAGRSDISFLKEICDAAVSAGATTINLPDTVGYRLPNELQNMIKQMVEFLGDRAIISVHNHNDLGLAVANTLSCIQAGARQVECTINGLGERAGNASLEEIAMAIRTRNDIFAPLYTGINHKEIYPSSRLVASITGIEPQPNKAIVGKNAFAHESGIHQDGVLKHQETYEIMKAEDIGLDKNSLVLGKHSGRHAFKDKLKSLGYELDDEKLQIAFEKFKVLADHKKEVFDEDLRELVAENMTKIQKTFELVTLSSNTCNKGHFSAALSLKHNDDILSDTALGNGAVDAILKAVDRISGINGVLKDYQVKAVSQGKDALAKVIVKVEFEGNSAIIGHGLDLDTMLATAKAYVGALNSYMSMKKV encoded by the coding sequence ATGGATAAAAATAGAATTATTATATTTGACACTACTTTACGCGACGGCGAACAAAGCCCCGGCGCTTCTATGAACATAACCGAAAAGGTTACTCTTGCATTGCAGTTGGAGCGACTTGGTGTCGATGTCATCGAAGCAGGTTTTGCTGCGGCAAGCCCTGGTGATTTTGAAGCGATTGAAAAAATCGCAAACGCAACAAGCAAGGTTAGAGTTTGCTCTCTTGCAAGGGCAGTTGAAAATGACATAAAAGCCGCAGGTAACGCGATAAAATCTGCAAATTTTCAAAGAATTCACACATTTATCGCAACAAGCCCGATTCACATGGAATTTAAGCTAAAAATGAAACCTGATGAGGTCGTAAAAAGAGCAGTTGAAGCAGTAAAATATGCTAAAACTTTTTGCGAAGATGTTGAGTTTAGCTGCGAAGATGCAGGACGAAGTGATATTTCGTTTTTAAAAGAAATTTGCGATGCAGCCGTTAGCGCAGGTGCTACAACTATAAATTTACCAGATACCGTTGGTTACAGGCTTCCAAACGAGTTACAAAATATGATAAAACAAATGGTTGAATTTTTAGGGGATCGTGCGATAATTTCAGTGCATAATCACAATGACTTGGGACTTGCGGTAGCAAATACTCTATCTTGCATACAAGCAGGAGCAAGGCAAGTAGAATGCACCATAAACGGACTTGGAGAGCGAGCGGGAAATGCTTCTCTTGAAGAGATTGCTATGGCGATACGCACTAGAAATGACATTTTTGCGCCACTTTATACAGGTATAAATCACAAAGAAATTTATCCGTCAAGCCGTTTGGTGGCAAGTATCACAGGAATCGAACCACAACCAAATAAAGCAATCGTGGGCAAAAATGCTTTTGCTCACGAAAGCGGAATTCACCAAGACGGCGTTTTAAAACATCAAGAAACTTATGAAATAATGAAAGCAGAAGACATCGGACTTGATAAAAATTCACTTGTCCTTGGCAAACACAGCGGACGCCATGCTTTCAAAGATAAGTTAAAATCCCTTGGATACGAGCTTGATGATGAAAAATTGCAGATTGCATTTGAGAAATTTAAAGTTTTAGCCGATCATAAAAAAGAGGTTTTTGATGAGGATTTGCGTGAGTTGGTTGCCGAAAATATGACAAAAATTCAAAAAACCTTTGAGCTAGTTACGCTTAGTTCAAATACCTGCAACAAAGGGCATTTTAGCGCAGCTCTTAGCCTAAAACATAATGATGATATTTTAAGTGATACAGCACTTGGAAACGGCGCAGTGGATGCGATTTTAAAAGCTGTTGATCGCATTAGCGGGATTAATGGTGTGTTAAAAGATTATCAAGTCAAAGCCGTTTCACAAGGCAAAGATGCCCTTGCTAAGGTTATTGTAAAGGTTGAATTTGAAGGAAATTCAGCTATTATCGGACATGGACTTGATCTTGATACAATGCTTGCTACCGCAAAAGCGTATGTGGGTGCATTAAATAGCTATATGAGTATGAAAAAAGTTTAA
- the hisA gene encoding 1-(5-phosphoribosyl)-5-[(5-phosphoribosylamino)methylideneamino]imidazole-4-carboxamide isomerase, with protein MEILPAIDLKDGFAVRLSKGEMDSAKIYSKAPWELAKKFEDFGAKYLHLVDLDGAFAGEAINYKTIEKIVASTNLKVEVGGGIRTEERIKEYQNLGVYRFILGSVALKNPNFVREVAPKYNIVVGIDAKGGMVATEGWAEVSNIKATELAALYADAGVGAIICTDIEKDGMLCGVNVEFTESIAKASKIDTIASGGVKDISDIIACKNSGKIAGVIVGKAYYEGTLDLKEAFSLI; from the coding sequence ATGGAAATTTTACCTGCGATTGATTTAAAAGATGGTTTTGCTGTGCGCCTTAGCAAGGGCGAAATGGATAGTGCGAAAATTTATTCAAAAGCCCCTTGGGAACTAGCAAAAAAATTTGAAGATTTTGGTGCAAAATACCTGCATTTGGTTGATTTAGACGGAGCGTTTGCGGGGGAAGCGATTAATTACAAAACGATAGAAAAAATCGTAGCTTCGACAAATTTAAAGGTCGAAGTGGGCGGGGGAATTCGCACCGAAGAGCGAATAAAGGAGTATCAAAATTTGGGCGTTTATAGATTTATTTTAGGCTCGGTTGCACTAAAAAATCCAAATTTCGTCCGTGAAGTCGCCCCAAAATACAATATCGTCGTAGGAATTGATGCCAAAGGCGGTATGGTGGCAACCGAGGGCTGGGCGGAAGTATCAAACATAAAAGCCACCGAACTAGCCGCACTTTATGCCGACGCAGGAGTTGGGGCGATAATTTGCACCGACATTGAAAAAGACGGAATGCTTTGTGGCGTAAATGTCGAATTTACGGAAAGCATTGCCAAAGCGAGCAAAATCGATACAATAGCAAGTGGCGGAGTAAAGGATATTTCAGATATAATCGCTTGTAAAAATAGTGGGAAAATTGCAGGAGTTATTGTAGGGAAGGCGTATTACGAAGGGACGCTAGACCTAAAAGAAGCGTTTTCTTTGATATAA
- a CDS encoding DegT/DnrJ/EryC1/StrS family aminotransferase produces MGRIFLSPPNMGGNELEYIKQVFESNYIAPLGEFVNKFENSVENYCGVKRALALNSGTAGLHLALRVLGVKQDDIVLASSFTFMASVNPIFYEKCTPILIDCDESWNLSPNLLKKAIKIAPKKPKALIVTHLYGQAAKMDEIMEICENENIAVIEDAAEALGGFYKGKALGAIAKLGVLSFNGNKIITTSGGGMLISNDENLIAKARFYSTQAREPFLHYEHNDYGHNYRLSNVLGAIGVGQMEVLEKRVQRKREIFALYSELLKDCAEFMPEIPNSRGNRWLTTLLFKEKNAHLRVIDALNKKDIESRPLWKPMHLQPVFKGALSVTDGTSEDCFSRGICLPSGSDLSDENVEKVAKIVRESL; encoded by the coding sequence ATGGGGAGAATTTTTTTAAGTCCGCCAAATATGGGTGGCAACGAATTAGAATATATTAAACAAGTTTTCGAAAGCAACTATATCGCACCTTTGGGCGAATTTGTAAATAAATTTGAAAATAGCGTTGAAAACTATTGTGGCGTTAAAAGGGCGTTGGCATTAAATTCAGGCACGGCTGGACTTCATTTAGCATTGCGAGTTTTAGGCGTAAAGCAAGATGATATAGTGTTGGCTTCAAGCTTTACATTTATGGCTAGTGTTAATCCTATATTTTACGAAAAATGCACTCCGATTTTAATCGATTGCGATGAGAGTTGGAATCTAAGCCCGAATTTACTAAAAAAAGCGATAAAAATCGCTCCAAAAAAACCAAAAGCCTTGATCGTAACGCACCTTTATGGACAGGCTGCAAAAATGGACGAGATAATGGAAATTTGCGAAAACGAAAATATCGCCGTCATCGAAGATGCAGCAGAAGCACTTGGCGGGTTTTACAAAGGAAAAGCTCTTGGGGCTATCGCTAAATTGGGGGTTTTGAGCTTTAACGGAAATAAAATCATCACCACAAGCGGCGGCGGAATGCTAATTTCAAATGATGAAAATTTAATCGCAAAAGCTAGATTTTACAGCACACAAGCAAGAGAGCCGTTTTTGCATTATGAACACAACGACTACGGACATAACTACCGACTTAGCAATGTTTTGGGGGCTATTGGCGTAGGGCAAATGGAAGTTTTAGAAAAACGCGTCCAACGAAAAAGAGAGATTTTCGCACTTTATAGTGAGCTTTTGAAAGACTGCGCCGAATTTATGCCTGAAATTCCAAATTCGCGCGGAAATAGGTGGCTAACAACCCTGCTTTTTAAAGAAAAAAATGCGCACTTGCGCGTAATAGACGCACTAAATAAAAAAGACATCGAAAGCCGTCCTTTATGGAAACCAATGCACCTACAACCTGTTTTTAAAGGTGCATTAAGCGTAACGGACGGCACTAGCGAAGATTGTTTCAGTCGCGGAATTTGTCTGCCAAGCGGTAGTGATTTAAGCGACGAAAATGTCGAAAAAGTAGCGAAAATCGTGAGAGAAAGTTTATGA
- a CDS encoding acetyltransferase yields MEKTKIYIYGASGHGKVVCDVAKSAGYKEIVFLDDKGELKFSPDLPKFPVIIAIGDNKIRANLQKKVSEAGFEIATLIHETSVISPTAKIGRGVVIMPNVVVNADAIIGDGVILNSACVIEHDCVIGEFTHISPNSALAGGVEVGEFSHIGLGSSVIQKVKIGKNCVIGAGSAVIKDIDENCVAVGVPAKVIKKLILKC; encoded by the coding sequence ATGGAAAAAACTAAAATTTATATTTACGGCGCGAGCGGTCATGGCAAGGTCGTGTGCGATGTCGCAAAAAGTGCAGGTTATAAAGAAATCGTTTTTTTAGACGACAAGGGTGAATTAAAATTTAGCCCTGATTTACCGAAATTTCCCGTTATAATCGCAATCGGCGATAATAAAATAAGAGCAAATTTGCAAAAAAAAGTTAGCGAAGCAGGATTTGAAATAGCCACACTTATCCATGAAACTTCTGTGATTTCGCCCACAGCTAAAATCGGGCGTGGCGTGGTTATCATGCCAAATGTCGTGGTAAATGCAGATGCGATTATCGGTGACGGGGTGATTTTAAATTCAGCTTGTGTGATAGAGCATGATTGTGTGATTGGCGAATTTACTCATATCAGCCCAAATTCAGCCCTTGCAGGTGGCGTGGAAGTTGGAGAATTTAGCCATATCGGCTTAGGTTCGAGCGTAATTCAAAAGGTCAAAATCGGTAAAAATTGCGTTATCGGTGCAGGCAGTGCAGTGATAAAGGACATCGACGAAAATTGCGTAGCCGTCGGTGTTCCTGCGAAAGTTATAAAAAAATTAATATTAAAGTGCTAA
- the hisH gene encoding imidazole glycerol phosphate synthase subunit HisH has product MIGIIDYNAGNIRSVKNALSFCGAKFELVSTPEQVLRSDKILLPGVGAFGEAMAKIKSANLDEAIKEFVASGRYFLGICLGMQLLFDKSEEFGSSDGLGLISGKVIKFDESKFGANLKIPHMGWNTLEFTRQTPINSGLESSVYAYFVHSYHAVCDDKFALAKTTYGYEFVSGVCKENVFGFQPHPEKSHENGIKIIKNFTEL; this is encoded by the coding sequence TTGATAGGAATTATTGATTATAACGCAGGAAATATAAGAAGTGTTAAAAACGCACTTAGCTTTTGTGGGGCAAAATTTGAGCTAGTTAGCACGCCTGAACAGGTTTTAAGAAGCGACAAAATCTTACTTCCGGGTGTCGGAGCTTTTGGCGAAGCAATGGCTAAGATAAAATCGGCAAATTTAGACGAAGCGATAAAAGAATTTGTCGCAAGCGGGCGGTATTTTTTGGGAATTTGTCTTGGTATGCAACTTTTGTTTGATAAAAGCGAAGAATTTGGCAGTAGCGACGGGCTTGGGCTTATTAGCGGAAAAGTTATCAAATTTGATGAGAGCAAATTTGGTGCTAATTTAAAAATCCCGCACATGGGCTGGAACACGCTGGAATTTACAAGGCAAACACCGATAAATTCGGGGCTTGAAAGTTCGGTTTATGCTTATTTTGTTCATTCTTATCACGCCGTTTGCGACGATAAATTCGCCTTAGCAAAGACCACTTACGGGTATGAATTTGTAAGCGGGGTTTGCAAAGAAAATGTTTTTGGCTTTCAACCACACCCCGAAAAAAGCCATGAAAACGGTATAAAAATAATTAAAAATTTTACGGAGCTATGA
- a CDS encoding 50S ribosomal protein L11 methyltransferase, translating to MKDFFYEMIIKTNAIEFFKEFAFELGISCIEERENSFIIRDEDDLSDFEFAFLEYKKALENSLKTKINLEISVEKKPNLDWINEYKKGVEPIAVGRFFVRPSWCEKADLKDENGGYLIDIIIDPALAFGSGHHESTNMCLNLISKYADVNSQKTALDVGCGSGILSVALAKLGIKVSSCDTDEQAVYATEQNAKKNGAKIDEIWVGSISNLEKKYDIVVANIIADVILMLQNDLKKSVKKGGILILSGILEKYLDRIKNSFSELNLLEVKQKNEWVSLVFKK from the coding sequence ATGAAAGATTTTTTTTATGAAATGATTATCAAAACAAACGCAATAGAATTTTTTAAAGAATTTGCGTTTGAACTCGGTATTTCTTGTATCGAAGAGAGAGAAAATTCTTTTATTATCCGTGATGAAGATGATTTATCGGATTTTGAATTTGCCTTTTTGGAGTATAAAAAAGCACTTGAAAATTCGCTAAAAACCAAGATAAATTTGGAAATTTCGGTTGAAAAAAAGCCAAATTTAGACTGGATAAATGAGTATAAAAAAGGCGTTGAGCCTATCGCTGTGGGGCGATTTTTCGTGCGACCTAGCTGGTGCGAAAAGGCTGATTTAAAAGACGAAAACGGGGGGTATTTGATTGACATTATCATTGATCCTGCACTTGCTTTTGGTTCGGGTCACCATGAAAGCACAAATATGTGTTTGAATTTGATCTCAAAATATGCCGATGTAAATTCGCAAAAAACGGCTCTTGATGTGGGTTGTGGAAGCGGAATTTTAAGTGTAGCCTTGGCTAAGCTTGGCATAAAAGTTAGCTCTTGTGATACCGACGAACAAGCCGTTTATGCCACAGAGCAAAATGCGAAAAAAAATGGTGCAAAAATTGATGAAATTTGGGTCGGCTCGATTTCAAATTTAGAAAAAAAATACGACATTGTGGTAGCAAACATAATAGCCGATGTCATTTTAATGTTACAAAACGATTTGAAAAAAAGCGTTAAAAAAGGCGGAATTTTGATACTTTCAGGGATTTTGGAAAAATACCTTGACAGAATCAAAAACTCATTTAGCGAACTAAATTTGCTTGAAGTTAAGCAAAAAAATGAATGGGTAAGTTTGGTATTTAAAAAATAA
- the pssA gene encoding CDP-diacylglycerol--serine O-phosphatidyltransferase, whose translation MSEERDKLIYILPNLFTAASIFFGVISIISTLNGNFTKAIIFIFLSLVCDGLDGRVARLTNTASKFGVEFDSLADIIAFGVAPAFLFYIVIGKEFGRVGSLLTAIYIIFGAIRLARFNVTTGTYDPSVFIGLPIPTAAIWLAVMVGVYLEYSFFMNLQVLYLLAVGVISVLMVSNVRFPSFKKINLKKMNFYKVLIALVIIFSLLYIRPLELTAVLTSGYILYGIVRAIYYFYDRKIRKKVKDEQ comes from the coding sequence ATGAGCGAAGAAAGAGATAAATTAATCTATATTTTGCCAAATTTATTCACCGCAGCTAGTATATTTTTTGGCGTTATAAGCATTATTTCTACGCTTAATGGCAACTTTACAAAGGCGATTATTTTTATATTTTTGTCTTTGGTTTGCGATGGTCTAGACGGGCGTGTGGCAAGGCTAACAAATACGGCTAGTAAATTCGGCGTGGAATTTGATAGCTTGGCCGATATTATCGCATTTGGCGTGGCACCTGCGTTTTTGTTTTATATCGTTATCGGAAAGGAATTTGGGCGCGTGGGTTCGCTTTTAACGGCGATTTATATCATTTTTGGAGCGATTAGACTAGCTAGATTTAATGTTACCACAGGCACTTACGATCCTAGCGTTTTTATTGGACTTCCGATTCCTACGGCTGCGATTTGGCTTGCGGTTATGGTTGGTGTTTATTTAGAGTATTCGTTTTTTATGAATTTACAAGTGCTTTATTTGTTGGCTGTCGGCGTGATTTCGGTGCTTATGGTTAGTAATGTTAGATTTCCAAGTTTTAAAAAAATCAATCTTAAAAAGATGAATTTTTATAAAGTCTTAATTGCGCTTGTTATAATTTTTTCACTTTTATATATCAGACCGCTTGAACTTACGGCTGTTTTGACAAGCGGTTATATTTTATATGGCATTGTAAGGGCGATTTATTATTTTTACGATAGAAAAATTCGAAAAAAAGTTAAGGACGAACAATGA
- the ftsH gene encoding ATP-dependent zinc metalloprotease FtsH, giving the protein MDYNQNNRNNQNGGNGGGGNNFFNKNPIGAFIIFALIVIVIFRAMSPNDGGFGEGMMSNGGVGELKSIKYSEFKKELESGQISSVNIAQSTIKAQGNGVVYTVKRVEDPELIRILEAKGIPYGAYNETNLLSEIIFSYVLPLALFFGIWMFLVSRMQKGATSFLGGGTKKLINSEKPSVKFSDVAGAEEAKEEVKEIVDFLKNPDRYIALGAKIPKGVLLVGPPGTGKTLLAKAVAGEANVPFFSVAGSSFIEMFVGVGASRVRDLFEMAKKEAPAIVFIDEIDAIGKSRAAGGIGGGNDEREQTLNQLLAEMDGFDSDKSPVIVLAATNRPEVLDAALLRPGRFDRQVVVDRPDFDGRVAILKVHMRDVKFANDIDIEEIARLTVGFAGADLANIINEAALLAGREAKKAVEQKDLLEAIERVAIGLEKKSRRVNPLEKRIVAYHESGHALLAETTKGALAVTKVTIVPRGISAAGYTLNSPEENRFLKQKHELMAEVDVLLAGRAAEEVFIKEISTGASNDLERATDIIKYMITQVGMTDVAGLMVLEKRQNLFLTGGQSLKDYSEDMAIKIDTFTKELLNERYNAVKERLQTYSGAIENMVKALYEKETIEGEKVREIIAEFEKENDLPSRLTRKGANDGENGENSQEQI; this is encoded by the coding sequence ATGGATTATAATCAAAACAATAGAAACAATCAAAACGGCGGTAACGGCGGCGGCGGAAACAATTTTTTTAATAAAAATCCGATTGGTGCGTTTATCATTTTTGCTTTGATTGTGATTGTGATTTTTAGGGCAATGTCGCCTAATGACGGCGGTTTTGGCGAAGGTATGATGAGTAATGGTGGTGTTGGCGAACTAAAAAGTATAAAATACTCTGAATTTAAAAAAGAGCTTGAAAGCGGACAAATTTCAAGTGTAAATATTGCTCAAAGCACCATAAAAGCGCAAGGAAACGGCGTTGTTTATACCGTAAAGAGAGTTGAAGACCCTGAACTCATACGAATTTTAGAAGCCAAAGGAATTCCTTACGGCGCATACAATGAAACAAATTTGTTAAGCGAAATCATTTTTAGCTATGTTTTGCCGTTAGCGTTATTTTTTGGAATTTGGATGTTTTTGGTTAGCCGTATGCAAAAAGGTGCGACTAGCTTTTTGGGCGGTGGCACGAAAAAGCTTATAAATTCGGAAAAACCAAGCGTTAAATTTAGCGATGTCGCAGGGGCAGAAGAGGCAAAAGAAGAGGTTAAAGAGATCGTTGATTTCCTAAAAAACCCTGATCGCTATATCGCTTTGGGAGCAAAAATTCCAAAAGGCGTTTTGCTAGTAGGGCCTCCGGGAACCGGAAAAACGCTTTTAGCAAAAGCAGTTGCCGGTGAAGCAAATGTGCCGTTTTTCTCAGTTGCGGGATCTAGTTTTATAGAAATGTTTGTCGGCGTTGGCGCTAGTAGAGTAAGAGACCTTTTTGAAATGGCAAAAAAAGAAGCCCCTGCGATAGTTTTTATCGATGAAATCGATGCCATAGGAAAAAGTAGAGCAGCAGGGGGAATCGGCGGCGGAAATGATGAGCGAGAGCAAACGCTAAATCAACTTTTAGCTGAAATGGACGGCTTTGATAGCGATAAAAGCCCTGTTATCGTCCTAGCAGCGACAAATCGCCCCGAAGTCTTAGATGCTGCGCTTTTGCGTCCTGGTCGTTTTGATAGACAAGTCGTGGTCGATAGACCTGATTTTGACGGACGGGTTGCGATTTTAAAAGTGCATATGCGAGATGTTAAATTTGCAAATGACATTGATATTGAAGAGATTGCCCGTTTGACCGTGGGTTTTGCAGGAGCTGATCTAGCCAATATCATAAATGAAGCTGCACTTTTAGCAGGGCGTGAAGCCAAAAAAGCAGTCGAGCAAAAAGATTTGCTTGAAGCCATTGAACGCGTGGCGATTGGTTTAGAGAAAAAATCGCGCCGTGTAAATCCACTTGAAAAACGCATTGTGGCGTATCATGAAAGCGGTCATGCACTTTTGGCTGAAACTACAAAAGGGGCTTTGGCAGTTACGAAAGTTACCATTGTGCCGCGTGGCATAAGTGCTGCCGGTTATACGCTAAATTCGCCCGAAGAAAACCGCTTTTTAAAACAAAAACACGAGCTTATGGCAGAAGTCGATGTTTTACTAGCAGGCAGAGCAGCAGAAGAAGTCTTTATAAAAGAGATTTCAACAGGAGCAAGTAACGATTTAGAGCGAGCAACGGATATTATAAAATACATGATTACGCAAGTGGGAATGACCGATGTAGCAGGGCTTATGGTTCTAGAAAAACGCCAAAATTTATTCTTAACAGGCGGTCAGAGCTTAAAAGATTATAGCGAAGATATGGCGATTAAAATCGATACTTTTACAAAAGAGCTTTTAAATGAACGCTATAATGCCGTAAAAGAGCGACTTCAAACTTATAGCGGTGCGATAGAAAATATGGTAAAAGCACTTTATGAAAAAGAGACGATTGAGGGCGAAAAGGTGCGAGAGATCATCGCTGAATTTGAAAAAGAAAATGATTTGCCAAGCCGTCTTACACGAAAAGGTGCAAATGACGGAGAAAACGGCGAGAATTCGCAAGAACAAATTTAA